The genomic stretch GGTGCTAATTTCAACTCCTTTGTTCAAAAGAGTCTGCCCATAGTTATTCAGTACCGGCTCCGCCAGTACCATACCTTCCTCTAAGTCCTCTATTAAAATCAGCAAACTCATCATTCAGCTCCGAGAAAATATCCTCATCCAATCTTGAATTATCATACAAATTCAGACTAATAGGTGAAACTGATACAAAGCCGTTTTCAACTGCACCGTCATCGGTAGCAGTATCTATTTCAGAAATCATAAATACACCTGCAAACCAGTAATATTCATTTCCGAAAGGGTCTTCACGACGTTCGTATTTATCAGCCCATTTGGAGCTGCTCAGTCTTGTTAATTTGATGCCTTTTACTTCTCTATCAGCTAAGTCAGGCAAGTTAACATTAAGCAACACCTTTTGTCTGTGCATTGTATTAAGCAAAATCCTTGCCAATATATTTGACACCTTGCCGGATAAGACCAGGTCTGAG from Ignavibacteriota bacterium encodes the following:
- the surE gene encoding 5'/3'-nucleotidase SurE — its product is MLKNKPLILVTNDDGINSPGIEVLKNSLLELGEVIIIAPDMQRSAVSSALTIHKPLRVRRFYKNGDFFGYSVDGNPADCVKLAVSTLLDRKPDLVVSGINHGKNTSINVLYSGTVAGATEGVLAGINSIAISHASHALNSDLVLSGKVSNILARILLNTMHRQKVLLNVNLPDLADREVKGIKLTRLSSSKWADKYERREDPFGNEYYWFAGVFMISEIDTATDDGAVENGFVSVSPISLNLYDNSRLDEDIFSELNDEFADFNRGLRGRYGTGGAGTE